One Romeriopsis navalis LEGE 11480 genomic window carries:
- a CDS encoding winged helix-turn-helix transcriptional regulator, producing MSTAPKDGTQFVQTTLGVLGGKWKILILWNIRDQPKRLSELKRLIPEISEKVLIQQLRDLEKDGIVNRRDYAEVPPRVDYSFTAHGETLKPIFCELCNWGELHLKQLEMEDREIE from the coding sequence ATGAGCACGGCACCAAAGGATGGCACCCAATTTGTCCAAACGACGCTGGGGGTTTTGGGTGGGAAATGGAAGATTTTGATTCTGTGGAACATTCGCGATCAGCCTAAACGCTTGAGTGAATTAAAACGATTAATCCCAGAAATCAGCGAGAAAGTGCTGATTCAACAATTGCGTGATCTGGAAAAAGATGGCATTGTAAATCGTCGTGACTACGCCGAAGTACCGCCGCGTGTGGACTATTCATTTACGGCCCATGGTGAAACCCTCAAACCCATTTTTTGTGAGCTATGCAACTGGGGCGAACTGCATCTGAAGCAGCTCGAAATGGAAGATCGGGAGATTGAATAA